In Vibrio sp. 10N, the following proteins share a genomic window:
- a CDS encoding DJ-1/PfpI family protein yields the protein MNIGIYIYKDVEVLDFAGPFDVFSTANRFLPDEDKWNVSLLSSSHGEVSARGGFNVQSDYSILSHPKLDVVVIPGGIHEPEMTNVKSMDWIAKVSKEADLVSSVCTGAFLLAQAGVLTNQTVTTHWEDLHDLQSSFPSLKVSEGVRWVDCGALVTSGGISAGIDMSLRLVEKLKGREVALNTARQMEFDWNENGRIL from the coding sequence ATGAACATTGGAATTTATATCTACAAAGACGTCGAGGTATTGGATTTCGCAGGTCCGTTCGATGTGTTTTCTACGGCAAATCGATTTTTGCCTGATGAAGATAAGTGGAATGTGAGTTTACTGTCTAGCAGTCATGGTGAAGTAAGTGCCCGTGGAGGTTTTAATGTTCAGTCGGATTACTCAATCCTCAGCCACCCAAAGTTGGATGTGGTAGTCATCCCCGGCGGTATACATGAGCCAGAGATGACCAATGTTAAATCTATGGACTGGATCGCGAAAGTTTCCAAAGAGGCCGATCTAGTCTCTTCAGTGTGTACAGGCGCCTTTTTGCTTGCTCAAGCAGGAGTGCTGACCAACCAAACCGTCACCACACATTGGGAAGATTTACATGATCTGCAGTCGTCGTTTCCTTCACTTAAAGTTTCTGAGGGAGTTCGCTGGGTCGATTGTGGTGCTTTGGTTACGTCTGGCGGTATTTCGGCAGGTATTGACATGAGCTTGAGGTTGGTTGAAAAACTGAAAGGGCGAGAAGTCGCACTTAATACGGCAAGACAAATGGAATTTGATTGGAATGAAAATGGGCGGATTCTATGA
- a CDS encoding DUF2955 domain-containing protein: MEMSPLSDVIQTRILRFTLGVAIATFLAAWIDWPLAFVAPIFTAKFLFEKRVLHIDIVYELLLAMIVTVAIGVALSVGFAQYPVPMLLSVAGLMVVGYYLFLDPKWNLFATILLMSSLMLPFMAIQSTGTTIFLAVGLSLSGAISVAIFAVLHIYMPEKEHHYQSHKAVELSDEFRWFSAMRALIIAFPVVCVFFVFQISEALLSMIFIALLSLMITGEKSIKLSLFLLISNAIGGVIALIVFGFLALVPNIMFYTLFITLLAVVLGRKMYTESEKAPVYATALNTALVLIGTTLMSSGVIDEKMWIRLGLLVLVAVYMIVAAFFIETRQWKILKFNGQMMKSP; this comes from the coding sequence ATTGAAATGTCACCTTTATCCGACGTCATTCAAACGCGTATTTTGCGCTTTACTCTCGGTGTTGCGATTGCCACCTTTTTGGCTGCTTGGATAGATTGGCCTTTGGCATTTGTTGCGCCGATTTTTACGGCAAAGTTCTTGTTTGAAAAACGTGTACTGCATATCGATATTGTCTACGAGCTGTTACTCGCCATGATCGTAACCGTAGCGATTGGCGTCGCACTCAGTGTTGGATTTGCTCAGTACCCAGTCCCGATGCTATTGAGCGTAGCGGGTTTGATGGTGGTGGGCTATTACTTATTTTTAGACCCTAAATGGAATTTGTTTGCGACCATTCTATTGATGTCGAGTTTGATGCTGCCGTTTATGGCAATCCAAAGCACGGGAACGACAATATTTCTCGCAGTTGGATTAAGCTTATCTGGTGCGATTTCGGTAGCGATTTTTGCGGTTTTGCATATCTATATGCCCGAGAAAGAACATCACTATCAGAGTCATAAAGCGGTAGAACTTTCCGACGAATTCCGCTGGTTCTCAGCAATGAGAGCGTTGATCATCGCGTTTCCGGTGGTGTGCGTGTTTTTTGTATTCCAGATTTCGGAAGCGCTGTTGTCCATGATATTTATTGCCTTGCTGTCCTTAATGATAACGGGGGAGAAGTCGATTAAGTTGAGCCTATTTTTACTGATAAGCAATGCGATTGGCGGAGTGATCGCCCTTATTGTGTTTGGCTTTTTGGCGCTGGTACCCAATATCATGTTTTACACTTTGTTCATTACTTTACTGGCGGTCGTTTTAGGCCGAAAAATGTACACCGAATCGGAAAAAGCGCCCGTCTATGCGACGGCATTGAATACCGCGCTGGTGTTGATTGGTACGACGTTGATGAGCTCTGGTGTCATTGACGAGAAGATGTGGATACGTTTGGGCTTACTTGTTCTAGTCGCCGTTTACATGATTGTCGCGGCATTTTTTATTGAGACCCGGCAGTGGAAAATCCTTAAATTCAATGGGCAAATGATGAAATCGCCGTAA
- a CDS encoding AraC family transcriptional regulator — protein sequence MTKSQEPVNRLIKSSYARILVELFREYGEDPHQAIRDSGLPPDLFDLDQEFLPQEPVQRLLYLLGNQLGMTNFGDLVRSAIKQKSLPKLLGQFSECSTIRDALEHSGEVFAYDATNVRVGLETHHGRTWYWCERDNDASQPFIWSEVWAVMYGIELIRALSKSDWTPKQLKVQINEIDVYKAIVSQSTQYIVSNDRIEWLIEDEVLNLKPNISSKDIATQTTLVSWHANFTDQVFTALLPYVREHNLTLDNAAKLLKLSPRTLQRRLKNERTNFRHIKDNLIFTVAVEMMSDELSLTHIANQLGFSDISHFSRSFKRISGLTPKLYQRTVLSLNSSNKAP from the coding sequence ATGACTAAGTCTCAAGAACCAGTAAACCGCCTCATTAAATCCAGCTACGCTCGTATTTTGGTTGAACTGTTTCGCGAGTATGGTGAAGACCCACACCAAGCGATTCGTGACTCTGGTTTACCGCCCGATCTATTTGATCTCGACCAAGAATTCTTGCCTCAGGAGCCTGTTCAGCGACTGTTATATCTACTCGGAAACCAACTCGGAATGACGAACTTTGGTGACTTGGTACGTTCCGCCATTAAACAAAAATCCCTTCCCAAACTGTTAGGGCAATTTTCGGAATGCAGTACGATACGAGATGCTTTGGAACACTCTGGAGAGGTGTTTGCCTATGATGCAACCAATGTTAGGGTCGGCTTAGAAACCCACCACGGACGAACTTGGTATTGGTGTGAGAGAGACAACGATGCAAGTCAGCCGTTTATTTGGTCGGAGGTTTGGGCCGTCATGTATGGCATTGAACTGATTAGAGCCTTAAGCAAGAGCGATTGGACTCCAAAGCAGCTCAAAGTTCAAATTAACGAGATAGATGTGTACAAAGCTATTGTCAGTCAGTCGACCCAATATATTGTAAGTAACGATCGCATAGAATGGTTGATAGAAGATGAGGTGTTAAACCTCAAGCCCAACATAAGCTCGAAAGACATCGCAACTCAAACGACCTTAGTCAGCTGGCATGCTAACTTTACCGACCAGGTCTTCACCGCTCTATTGCCCTACGTGCGCGAGCATAACTTAACTCTCGATAATGCCGCCAAGCTGCTTAAACTGTCGCCACGTACACTGCAAAGACGATTGAAAAACGAACGCACCAACTTCCGTCATATCAAAGACAACCTGATTTTTACTGTTGCTGTCGAAATGATGAGTGACGAACTGTCTCTAACTCATATAGCAAACCAACTCGGTTTTTCGGACATTTCGCACTTCTCTCGCTCATTTAAGCGCATCAGTGGCCTCACACCCAAGCTCTATCAGCGGACGGTGCTAAGCCTTAATTCCAGCAATAAAGCGCCGTAA
- a CDS encoding PhzF family phenazine biosynthesis protein, producing MIEQWIVDAFTEVPFKGNSAAIIIVDDYQDETWMQNVAIENNLSETAFLKPLNENHYFIRWFSPIMEIDFCGHATLASAFVLFEQLGLSGTLTFSTEKVGDLLVTKGEQGRIEMTFPNRAPISVSDAPKHLIEGLSIQPVEILRNEQAYFAIYEEASAVRALTTDNDQLKKLAPYDVVATALSDDEQFDFVSRYFWPANGGDEDPVTGSIHAGLMPYWGNRLNKASLTALQASERTGVLYGLLKHDKVLISGDAVLFAKSQLFV from the coding sequence GTGATTGAACAATGGATTGTCGATGCATTTACTGAAGTGCCGTTTAAAGGCAATAGTGCTGCTATCATCATCGTTGATGACTACCAGGACGAAACTTGGATGCAGAACGTTGCAATTGAGAACAACCTTTCAGAGACTGCCTTTTTAAAGCCTCTTAACGAGAACCACTACTTTATTCGCTGGTTTTCACCCATCATGGAAATCGACTTTTGCGGTCATGCTACTTTGGCATCGGCTTTCGTGCTGTTCGAGCAACTAGGCCTCTCTGGTACGCTTACGTTTTCAACTGAAAAAGTGGGTGATCTACTGGTAACAAAAGGCGAACAGGGGCGCATCGAAATGACGTTTCCTAATCGCGCTCCAATCTCTGTGAGTGATGCACCTAAACATCTTATTGAAGGGTTGTCGATTCAGCCCGTCGAGATATTGCGAAACGAACAAGCCTATTTTGCTATATACGAAGAAGCGAGTGCTGTACGTGCTCTGACAACCGATAATGATCAGCTAAAGAAATTAGCGCCTTATGATGTGGTGGCCACCGCATTAAGTGATGATGAACAGTTTGATTTTGTCTCTCGATATTTCTGGCCAGCAAATGGTGGTGATGAAGATCCGGTGACCGGTTCTATTCACGCAGGACTCATGCCATACTGGGGTAACAGATTGAACAAGGCTTCATTAACAGCACTCCAAGCGTCTGAACGTACAGGGGTTTTATACGGCTTACTAAAACATGACAAAGTCTTGATATCCGGAGACGCGGTATTGTTTGCGAAGTCTCAACTATTTGTATAG
- a CDS encoding HlyD family secretion protein, whose protein sequence is MSDKTESETPSSDSAEQCDAKQEQIDAKQNKLKKVTNGLVIAIVVSLGLSIVSDRIIPSTDNARVQGYVVPIKPQVSGQVIDIQVQPNQLVSEGDVLVSLNPVDYEIAVKKAEQELEIAGQNVGAQTASIASAQARLTSAVVERDNVELQTRRVLGLAEKGVVSDSEADKARASLATARASVQNAQADLERANRQLGAEGEENSQIKAALLALEKAQLDLERTVVRAPTNGGVSNFSLSEGFYASAGQPIMTFVSTDSIWIEAYFRENSLGNIQPGNEVEVALDFAPGKVVKGRISSVDWGVDWGQSNQAGKLAQANNQTGWLRQTQMLPVSIEFDTADTTGLLRIGGQADVVVYTSDNGLFNLLGKAWIRLVSWMSYVR, encoded by the coding sequence ATGAGCGACAAAACAGAATCGGAAACTCCATCATCGGATAGTGCTGAACAATGTGATGCTAAACAAGAGCAAATTGACGCCAAACAGAACAAACTAAAAAAGGTTACTAACGGCTTAGTGATCGCGATTGTTGTCAGCCTTGGGCTCAGTATCGTATCAGATAGAATCATTCCATCGACAGATAATGCGCGTGTTCAAGGTTATGTAGTGCCGATCAAACCTCAAGTATCGGGCCAAGTTATCGATATCCAAGTGCAACCAAACCAGTTGGTGTCAGAGGGTGACGTATTAGTTTCACTCAATCCTGTGGACTATGAAATTGCTGTCAAAAAAGCGGAACAAGAACTGGAGATTGCCGGGCAAAATGTGGGCGCGCAAACCGCGAGCATCGCTTCAGCACAGGCACGGTTAACCAGTGCGGTTGTAGAGCGTGACAACGTTGAGTTGCAAACTCGGCGAGTACTAGGCCTTGCAGAAAAAGGCGTGGTATCGGATTCAGAAGCCGATAAAGCACGCGCGAGTTTGGCTACGGCTCGAGCCAGCGTACAAAATGCGCAAGCTGACCTAGAGCGGGCGAATCGTCAACTGGGTGCTGAGGGTGAAGAAAACAGTCAAATTAAGGCGGCCTTGCTGGCGTTGGAAAAAGCCCAGTTAGACTTAGAGCGGACTGTGGTTCGAGCCCCAACTAATGGTGGTGTGTCGAATTTTAGTCTTTCGGAAGGGTTTTACGCCAGCGCTGGCCAGCCAATCATGACCTTTGTTTCGACCGACAGCATTTGGATTGAGGCTTATTTTCGCGAGAACAGTCTGGGAAATATTCAGCCAGGTAACGAGGTTGAAGTCGCGTTAGATTTTGCACCAGGCAAGGTGGTGAAAGGGCGCATTTCAAGTGTAGATTGGGGCGTGGATTGGGGACAAAGCAATCAAGCGGGCAAACTTGCGCAAGCCAACAACCAAACGGGTTGGTTGAGACAGACGCAAATGCTACCAGTAAGCATTGAATTTGATACAGCAGACACCACCGGGCTTTTAAGGATCGGTGGTCAAGCCGATGTGGTGGTGTACACCAGTGACAATGGATTGTTCAATCTACTTGGCAAGGCATGGATCCGTTTAGTGAGCTGGATGTCGTATGTCAGATAA
- a CDS encoding HlyD family secretion protein, producing the protein MLKKLITTIAVLAIAGYFTFDNYASYIENPWTRDGQVRADIIQITPRVTGPVIELNVEDNSHVKKGDLLFKIDPSTFEAAKDQAYANLLQAKALLERAINEEKRSAELERRKPGAVPVLTLNNLVNDVQTSRANVKAAEAGYESASLNLDFTTVTAPTDGYITNLNLQEGSQVVANQPVVALIDDDSFWVEGFFEETDLRHIRTGSLAQVTLMSHPDRPLAGHVRSMGYGISKADGSTGSFLLPNVNPNFQWIRLAQRIPVQIKLDKPPEDIQLIVGATASVLVSKHQQAE; encoded by the coding sequence GTGTTAAAGAAACTCATCACTACTATTGCTGTTTTGGCCATTGCTGGTTATTTCACCTTTGACAACTACGCAAGTTACATCGAGAACCCATGGACACGGGATGGTCAGGTTCGCGCTGATATTATTCAGATCACACCTCGCGTTACCGGCCCAGTAATCGAGCTCAATGTTGAAGATAACAGTCACGTCAAAAAAGGTGACTTGCTGTTTAAAATCGACCCAAGCACATTTGAGGCAGCAAAAGATCAAGCATACGCGAACCTACTTCAAGCTAAAGCGCTTCTTGAACGCGCTATTAACGAAGAGAAGCGTTCTGCAGAACTTGAACGTCGCAAACCTGGCGCAGTACCTGTTTTGACTCTCAACAACCTCGTCAACGACGTGCAGACTTCTCGCGCAAATGTAAAAGCTGCTGAAGCTGGATACGAGTCAGCGTCATTGAATCTTGATTTCACAACGGTGACTGCTCCCACTGACGGTTACATCACTAACCTCAACCTTCAAGAAGGTTCTCAGGTGGTAGCCAACCAACCGGTTGTCGCGTTAATTGATGACGACAGCTTTTGGGTAGAAGGATTTTTTGAAGAGACCGATCTTCGCCACATCCGTACTGGCTCGCTCGCTCAAGTCACGCTTATGTCTCACCCTGATCGCCCGTTGGCGGGTCATGTAAGAAGTATGGGGTATGGTATTTCCAAAGCCGATGGCAGCACCGGTTCATTTTTACTACCGAACGTTAACCCTAACTTCCAATGGATCCGTCTAGCGCAGCGTATCCCGGTACAAATCAAACTAGACAAGCCACCAGAAGACATCCAACTTATCGTCGGTGCTACGGCATCTGTTTTAGTGAGTAAACATCAACAAGCAGAGTAG
- a CDS encoding GNAT family N-acetyltransferase, with protein sequence MTITVQLAPNPATEELVNLSVDSSQVEFVGVVSDILQASLAKPSESQWVIYSNDIAVGFFLLDQDYANTIDGVPKGAIGLRAFFIDQRYQGLGLAKAAIKLITQGFSTWLNQSCTELYLTVNCRNKPAYELYIKSGFVDTQTLYLGGEAGPQHIMCFKSKKMP encoded by the coding sequence ATGACTATTACAGTACAACTGGCACCCAACCCTGCAACGGAAGAATTGGTTAACCTATCCGTAGATAGCAGCCAAGTCGAATTTGTTGGCGTTGTGTCCGATATTCTCCAAGCGAGTTTAGCCAAACCTTCCGAATCTCAATGGGTAATATATTCCAATGATATTGCGGTGGGGTTCTTTTTGCTAGACCAAGATTATGCTAATACCATTGATGGTGTCCCTAAGGGCGCTATAGGTTTACGAGCGTTTTTTATTGACCAAAGATATCAAGGACTAGGGTTGGCAAAGGCCGCGATTAAACTGATTACCCAAGGTTTTTCTACATGGTTGAACCAGTCATGTACTGAACTTTATTTGACGGTGAATTGTCGCAACAAGCCAGCTTACGAGCTCTATATCAAGAGTGGCTTTGTGGATACGCAAACGCTTTACCTTGGAGGGGAGGCTGGCCCTCAACACATTATGTGCTTTAAATCAAAGAAAATGCCTTAG
- the aspT gene encoding aspartate-alanine antiporter — translation MDFVHTLIQSSPFIALFITLSLGYLVGKITIGRFVLGGVAGTLLMGVLIGQFGVHIDPGVKSIFFALFIYAVGFQGGPQFFSALNFRTINILMSAVVMTASGLLCVLAAAWFFDLDRGTAAGLAAGGLTQSAIIGTAGDAISKLAGVTEEAKHIMQTNVAVGYAVTYIFGSLGPILMVTWIIPTMMKWDIRGEAIKLAEKMSGGKPELNPGEFNAISQLESRAFQVTNSCSVYGKTIAQVNEKLVDVAIEVIEREGKEIELEKFTAINEGDVIVVTGRRKAVNKFAKHLGQEVVDLDEKFTLIEENRQLIATDKKLIGKTLKQVKQESNADALRGVYVTDYIRGGNSIDVTENLVVQKNDIIQLTGKPTDINKVESNIGKRLGSSVVTDYVMFGLGMALGVLIGMISFKIAGIPVTIGSGAGCLISGLMMGWLRSKRPSVASFPVGASNFLRDFGLAIFVGIVGLEAGPQAVSTIQEHGLSLLFLGFGVTLIPQFIGFFVSYYVLKIRNPIEGLAAVSGGRSANPAFAALLEKAGNSSPVFAFTVTYAVANVLLTLWGPIIVGIITTNVPM, via the coding sequence ATGGACTTCGTTCATACATTAATTCAAAGCTCACCATTTATTGCTTTATTTATTACCCTATCATTAGGTTATTTGGTGGGTAAAATTACAATTGGACGTTTCGTTCTTGGTGGTGTCGCAGGCACACTATTAATGGGCGTATTAATTGGTCAATTTGGTGTTCATATCGACCCAGGTGTTAAGAGTATTTTCTTCGCACTATTTATTTATGCCGTAGGTTTCCAAGGCGGTCCGCAATTCTTTAGCGCACTGAACTTCAGAACCATCAACATTTTGATGTCGGCTGTTGTAATGACGGCCTCAGGCCTTCTATGTGTTCTGGCGGCAGCGTGGTTCTTCGACCTTGACCGTGGTACAGCAGCCGGTCTTGCAGCGGGTGGTCTAACTCAATCAGCAATCATCGGTACCGCTGGTGACGCAATCAGCAAGTTAGCTGGTGTGACTGAAGAAGCGAAGCACATCATGCAAACCAACGTTGCAGTAGGTTACGCGGTAACATACATCTTTGGTTCTCTAGGTCCAATTCTAATGGTGACTTGGATTATCCCAACCATGATGAAATGGGACATCCGCGGCGAAGCTATCAAACTAGCTGAGAAAATGTCAGGCGGCAAACCTGAGCTCAACCCAGGTGAGTTTAACGCGATTTCACAACTAGAGTCTCGCGCATTCCAAGTGACTAACTCTTGTAGCGTATATGGCAAAACCATCGCACAAGTAAACGAAAAACTTGTAGACGTAGCGATTGAAGTTATCGAACGAGAAGGCAAAGAAATTGAGCTAGAGAAATTCACAGCTATCAATGAAGGTGACGTTATTGTTGTCACTGGTCGTCGCAAAGCAGTGAACAAGTTCGCGAAACACCTAGGCCAAGAAGTTGTCGACCTAGACGAGAAATTCACTCTTATCGAAGAAAACCGTCAGCTAATTGCAACAGACAAAAAGCTTATTGGTAAAACGCTTAAACAGGTTAAACAAGAGTCAAATGCAGACGCTCTTCGCGGTGTTTACGTTACAGACTACATCCGTGGCGGCAACTCTATTGACGTGACTGAAAACCTTGTTGTTCAGAAAAACGACATCATTCAGTTGACAGGTAAACCAACAGACATCAACAAAGTTGAAAGCAACATTGGTAAACGCCTTGGCTCAAGTGTTGTGACTGACTACGTTATGTTCGGTCTTGGTATGGCGCTTGGTGTTCTTATCGGCATGATCAGCTTCAAGATTGCAGGCATTCCGGTCACTATCGGCTCAGGTGCTGGCTGTTTGATCTCTGGTCTAATGATGGGCTGGCTACGCAGCAAAAGACCAAGTGTGGCTTCGTTCCCTGTTGGTGCGTCGAACTTCCTTCGTGACTTCGGTCTGGCTATCTTCGTCGGTATCGTAGGTCTAGAAGCAGGTCCACAAGCAGTAAGCACAATCCAAGAACACGGCTTGTCACTTCTATTCCTAGGATTTGGTGTGACATTGATTCCTCAGTTCATCGGTTTCTTCGTGTCTTACTACGTACTGAAAATTCGCAACCCAATTGAAGGCCTAGCAGCCGTGAGTGGTGGTCGAAGCGCAAACCCAGCATTTGCTGCGCTACTAGAGAAAGCAGGTAACTCATCTCCAGTATTCGCCTTCACCGTGACTTACGCAGTAGCAAACGTACTGCTCACACTATGGGGACCAATCATCGTTGGCATCATTACTACCAATGTTCCAATGTAA
- a CDS encoding DUF3299 domain-containing protein: protein MVRKLAWLLAVISVGSHAKDWSWQDLAQEIDAPSYSNHFKDYDIKARYDLMMIVDYQNSHDEEQQAREEDYREALMRFAQKGINILELIEDQKQIDEDHSDWNMKVNNALIGQQGRLPGFIVPLEFENLTVTEFILVPTAGACIHTPPPPANQMVVVSFPEGVQFKGLYTPVWVEGTLAQQTHSSNIELSDGSTDVTTAYTMEAKSVEVYE from the coding sequence ATGGTGCGCAAGCTTGCTTGGTTATTGGCCGTGATTTCAGTGGGCTCCCATGCCAAAGATTGGAGCTGGCAAGACCTCGCACAAGAGATTGACGCCCCCAGTTATAGCAATCACTTCAAAGACTATGATATCAAAGCCCGTTACGATTTAATGATGATCGTTGACTACCAGAACAGCCATGATGAAGAGCAACAAGCTCGCGAAGAGGACTATCGCGAAGCCTTGATGCGCTTTGCTCAAAAAGGCATTAACATTCTTGAGCTGATCGAAGACCAAAAACAGATTGACGAAGATCATTCTGACTGGAACATGAAAGTAAACAATGCACTGATCGGCCAACAAGGTAGGCTGCCTGGGTTTATTGTTCCACTCGAATTTGAAAACCTAACGGTCACCGAATTCATACTGGTACCGACAGCAGGCGCTTGCATTCACACACCCCCGCCACCAGCAAATCAAATGGTTGTTGTTAGTTTTCCAGAAGGGGTACAGTTTAAAGGACTCTACACACCAGTTTGGGTGGAAGGGACGCTTGCTCAGCAAACCCACTCCTCCAACATTGAGCTATCCGATGGTAGTACCGATGTCACCACCGCGTACACCATGGAGGCAAAATCTGTAGAGGTTTATGAGTAG
- a CDS encoding FUSC family protein, which yields MKIDMHNALKLAISVPLALLLALSFGWEKPYWAATTVIILSTHESFGHSLKTGRERILGAGIGAILAFILVSLFPQDPALFVTAFVTVAAILIYLGGCLHHGYLFKMAFVVCTLIAFVGNFDNVTTFNMAITRVQETILGVLVSTFVYSFLWPEKTEDLIFEQFSTLVKQYRKIIVDYRFDHSKKLELNALRADIERAKSLLALPLHGSYDLKSNIDKYRIVLASFIESADRLEQPKLFDLDWHSHRCAELANTVNKNSIDELSRDDLHTLLLDSTWDDETLYKETKRSLTLFTNYQQRLVVVAQNVCVIISAFLLWISLAIPGGTIFPMLACVMANAMTSMPKAYINNVILGFIIFATFVFLQFVLILPSLTEAWQIAIFYFTNLMVMSISCDFFKQPLQKMIGPQMLVVLTNGPLHLTPSFDIQTPLIMVIFVFLSLALAKFYIDLIHLEKR from the coding sequence ATGAAGATTGATATGCATAATGCTCTAAAATTAGCTATTTCGGTACCGCTAGCACTCTTGCTAGCGTTATCGTTTGGTTGGGAAAAGCCCTACTGGGCCGCGACCACCGTTATCATTCTCTCTACCCACGAGTCCTTTGGTCATTCTTTGAAAACGGGGCGAGAACGTATTCTGGGGGCTGGTATTGGTGCCATTCTAGCATTCATATTGGTGTCTTTGTTTCCTCAAGACCCAGCCCTCTTTGTCACAGCCTTTGTAACAGTCGCCGCGATCCTGATCTATTTAGGTGGTTGTCTGCATCACGGTTACCTATTCAAAATGGCATTTGTCGTATGTACTCTGATTGCTTTTGTCGGCAACTTTGACAATGTCACGACATTCAATATGGCAATTACCCGAGTACAAGAGACGATTCTCGGTGTATTGGTGTCCACCTTTGTCTATAGCTTTCTATGGCCAGAAAAAACGGAAGACTTAATTTTCGAGCAGTTTTCCACTTTGGTAAAACAATACCGAAAAATTATCGTCGACTATCGATTCGACCACAGTAAGAAGCTCGAGCTCAATGCTCTTAGAGCGGACATTGAACGAGCAAAATCGCTGCTTGCGCTGCCACTCCACGGGAGTTACGACCTGAAAAGTAACATCGATAAATATCGCATCGTATTGGCGTCTTTTATCGAGTCGGCAGATAGATTAGAACAACCAAAGTTGTTTGACTTAGATTGGCACAGCCATCGATGCGCTGAGCTGGCTAATACTGTCAACAAAAACAGTATTGATGAATTAAGTCGCGACGATTTGCACACTTTATTGCTAGACTCTACATGGGATGACGAAACTCTTTATAAAGAGACTAAACGCAGTTTAACGTTATTCACTAACTATCAGCAAAGGTTAGTGGTCGTCGCTCAAAATGTTTGCGTGATCATCTCGGCGTTTCTGCTTTGGATATCTTTGGCAATTCCCGGGGGAACTATCTTCCCGATGCTTGCCTGCGTCATGGCTAATGCGATGACCTCGATGCCGAAAGCCTATATTAACAATGTCATTTTAGGATTCATTATTTTTGCAACTTTCGTCTTTCTTCAGTTTGTGTTGATTCTACCTTCACTCACGGAAGCATGGCAGATAGCCATTTTCTATTTTACTAACTTGATGGTTATGTCGATTAGTTGTGACTTCTTTAAACAACCACTGCAAAAAATGATAGGACCACAGATGCTTGTTGTTCTTACCAACGGACCACTGCATTTAACGCCTAGCTTCGATATACAAACACCGCTCATCATGGTGATTTTTGTTTTTCTATCTTTAGCGCTTGCTAAGTTCTACATAGACTTAATTCACTTAGAAAAGAGATAG
- a CDS encoding YoaK family protein, with product MISKLPRWIESGAFVLALLAGTVNAIGLMGFQHQAISHLSGTATLLGTQLLNDWSAAGHLSAIVVSFLVGSAISGLFISNASLKLGRQYEWLLCIESLFLLAATYFLLHGSQTGSYFASAACGLQNALATTFSGAVVRTTHVTGIVTDLGIMIGSTLRGDTFDKRKAKLFVTILFGFILGGIAGALLFKSLAFLSLVVPAIVCILLALVYRIYRKRIAYTSKAN from the coding sequence GTGATTTCAAAATTGCCGCGTTGGATTGAATCTGGTGCGTTTGTGCTGGCATTGTTAGCTGGTACGGTTAACGCTATTGGATTAATGGGTTTTCAGCACCAAGCTATCTCGCATTTGTCGGGTACCGCAACGTTACTAGGCACCCAGCTTCTCAATGACTGGTCAGCAGCAGGGCATTTATCGGCAATCGTGGTGAGCTTTTTGGTGGGCTCTGCCATTTCTGGACTCTTCATTTCTAACGCATCTCTTAAACTGGGCCGTCAATATGAATGGTTACTATGTATTGAGAGTCTGTTTTTGCTCGCTGCCACGTATTTCTTGCTTCATGGGTCTCAAACAGGCAGTTACTTTGCATCAGCAGCATGTGGTTTACAAAATGCGCTTGCAACCACATTCAGCGGTGCGGTAGTTCGCACGACTCACGTGACTGGTATTGTGACCGATTTAGGCATTATGATTGGCTCTACGCTGCGTGGTGATACGTTTGATAAACGAAAAGCAAAACTGTTCGTTACCATTTTATTTGGATTTATCTTAGGTGGCATTGCGGGGGCATTACTGTTCAAAAGCTTGGCATTTTTGTCGCTTGTTGTACCGGCTATTGTTTGTATACTACTTGCTCTGGTCTATCGAATTTATCGTAAGCGAATAGCGTATACGAGCAAGGCAAATTAA
- a CDS encoding DUF1656 domain-containing protein: protein MNELSFSMPHELEFAGIYFPPLLLTCACGYLLALITSKFIVRRKWHRYFAGYALVEIAIAAVYVVLLNKYIVWS from the coding sequence ATGAATGAACTGTCGTTCAGCATGCCCCACGAGCTTGAGTTTGCCGGGATTTATTTCCCCCCTCTTCTGCTCACCTGCGCATGCGGTTATTTACTAGCCCTAATAACAAGTAAGTTCATCGTGCGCAGAAAATGGCACCGATACTTCGCAGGCTATGCGCTGGTTGAGATTGCTATTGCAGCCGTTTACGTGGTTCTGCTCAACAAATATATCGTTTGGTCGTAA